In Mus musculus strain C57BL/6J chromosome 9, GRCm38.p6 C57BL/6J, one genomic interval encodes:
- the Colca2 gene encoding colorectal cancer-associated protein 2 isoform X2, producing the protein MTVKELLQQRRAHQATSGANLSGSSGLHLPDTTMPSSAGLYFEPEPTSSTPSYFQTREFSTCVSCEEIPSCLDQIFESYLQTDTLPEPLLNSAQIAPHYFPESCQVAPFCHNQSLIPGSPSDSSSLSGSFDCSYSPTQLPSYTPENYSSPPSLDSLHSSLPEEGYFCQHWPSHPQYNHSSPATPSSVCYYASCEAEHLDALRTTEFFSYSGMDCADFAPPVATTGDFYKRETSCDACYS; encoded by the exons ATGACCGTGAAAGAGCTTCTGCAGCAAAGAAGGGCACACCAGGCCACCTCAGGGGCAAAC CTGTCAGGAAGCAGCGGTCTCCACCTTCCAGACACTACCATGCCATCTTCCGCAG GACTGTATTTTGAGCCTGAACCAACGTCTTCCACACCCAGTTATTTTCAAACTCGAGAATTTTCCACCTGTGTCTCTTGTGAAGAAATTCCTAGCTGCCTCGACCAGATCTTCGAGTCCTAccttcagacagacacactcCCGGAGCCTTTGCTCAACTCTGCACAGATTGCTCCCCACTATTTCCCAGAGAGCTGTCAAGTGGCCCCTTTCTGCCACAACCAGAGCCTG attccaGGGTCGCCTTCGGATTCTTCCAGTCTCTCTGGCTCCTTTGATTGCAGTTACTCACCAACTCAGCTGCCTTCCTACACTCCAGAAAATTACAGCTCGCCTCCTTCTCTGGATTCCCTACACTCCAGCCTCCCCGAAGAAGGCTACTTCTGCCAACATTGGCCTTCTCACCCCCAGTACAACCACTCGTCCCCAGCCACCCCCTCCTCGGTCTGCTACTATGCATCCTGTGAGGCAGAGCATCTGGATGCCCTCAGAACCACAGAGTTCTTCTCCTACTCGGGCATGGACTGTGCGGACTTTGCCCCTCCTGTGGCCACCACTGGCGATTTCTATAAGAGGGAGACAAGCTGTGATGCCTGCTATAGTTAG
- the Colca2 gene encoding colorectal cancer-associated protein 2 isoform X1, whose amino-acid sequence MLDFMNGTLAPQATGGRNYGVMLSGSSGLHLPDTTMPSSAGLYFEPEPTSSTPSYFQTREFSTCVSCEEIPSCLDQIFESYLQTDTLPEPLLNSAQIAPHYFPESCQVAPFCHNQSLIPGSPSDSSSLSGSFDCSYSPTQLPSYTPENYSSPPSLDSLHSSLPEEGYFCQHWPSHPQYNHSSPATPSSVCYYASCEAEHLDALRTTEFFSYSGMDCADFAPPVATTGDFYKRETSCDACYS is encoded by the exons ATGTTGGACTTCATGAATGGAACTTTGGCACCTCAAGCAACAGGAGGGAGAAATTATGGAGTGATG CTGTCAGGAAGCAGCGGTCTCCACCTTCCAGACACTACCATGCCATCTTCCGCAG GACTGTATTTTGAGCCTGAACCAACGTCTTCCACACCCAGTTATTTTCAAACTCGAGAATTTTCCACCTGTGTCTCTTGTGAAGAAATTCCTAGCTGCCTCGACCAGATCTTCGAGTCCTAccttcagacagacacactcCCGGAGCCTTTGCTCAACTCTGCACAGATTGCTCCCCACTATTTCCCAGAGAGCTGTCAAGTGGCCCCTTTCTGCCACAACCAGAGCCTG attccaGGGTCGCCTTCGGATTCTTCCAGTCTCTCTGGCTCCTTTGATTGCAGTTACTCACCAACTCAGCTGCCTTCCTACACTCCAGAAAATTACAGCTCGCCTCCTTCTCTGGATTCCCTACACTCCAGCCTCCCCGAAGAAGGCTACTTCTGCCAACATTGGCCTTCTCACCCCCAGTACAACCACTCGTCCCCAGCCACCCCCTCCTCGGTCTGCTACTATGCATCCTGTGAGGCAGAGCATCTGGATGCCCTCAGAACCACAGAGTTCTTCTCCTACTCGGGCATGGACTGTGCGGACTTTGCCCCTCCTGTGGCCACCACTGGCGATTTCTATAAGAGGGAGACAAGCTGTGATGCCTGCTATAGTTAG
- the Colca2 gene encoding colorectal cancer-associated protein 2 isoform X3: protein MPSSAGLYFEPEPTSSTPSYFQTREFSTCVSCEEIPSCLDQIFESYLQTDTLPEPLLNSAQIAPHYFPESCQVAPFCHNQSLIPGSPSDSSSLSGSFDCSYSPTQLPSYTPENYSSPPSLDSLHSSLPEEGYFCQHWPSHPQYNHSSPATPSSVCYYASCEAEHLDALRTTEFFSYSGMDCADFAPPVATTGDFYKRETSCDACYS from the exons ATGCCATCTTCCGCAG GACTGTATTTTGAGCCTGAACCAACGTCTTCCACACCCAGTTATTTTCAAACTCGAGAATTTTCCACCTGTGTCTCTTGTGAAGAAATTCCTAGCTGCCTCGACCAGATCTTCGAGTCCTAccttcagacagacacactcCCGGAGCCTTTGCTCAACTCTGCACAGATTGCTCCCCACTATTTCCCAGAGAGCTGTCAAGTGGCCCCTTTCTGCCACAACCAGAGCCTG attccaGGGTCGCCTTCGGATTCTTCCAGTCTCTCTGGCTCCTTTGATTGCAGTTACTCACCAACTCAGCTGCCTTCCTACACTCCAGAAAATTACAGCTCGCCTCCTTCTCTGGATTCCCTACACTCCAGCCTCCCCGAAGAAGGCTACTTCTGCCAACATTGGCCTTCTCACCCCCAGTACAACCACTCGTCCCCAGCCACCCCCTCCTCGGTCTGCTACTATGCATCCTGTGAGGCAGAGCATCTGGATGCCCTCAGAACCACAGAGTTCTTCTCCTACTCGGGCATGGACTGTGCGGACTTTGCCCCTCCTGTGGCCACCACTGGCGATTTCTATAAGAGGGAGACAAGCTGTGATGCCTGCTATAGTTAG
- the 1810046K07Rik gene encoding uncharacterized protein C11orf53 homolog isoform X2, which translates to MPGSPVMSGYYGVRRSFLSDSDFHSSKQFSNDLYTSGMSKPFACESTAGQSHTGLLESYLAEPYGDYRPPALTPTPSSLFSTSTLPPLLPPPFPSDPTHFVFRDSWEQTVPDGLSQPDPMPADALQSLPPSTSCLSQLESGSSTQHRNMGWGASLAGAQSYSLHALEDLHHTPGYPTSPPYPFTSFMTVSNDLPPKVGPLSPEEGSDVSSLHDPSPWTKEDGSMAWGSYECRRAY; encoded by the exons GATCGCCAGTGATGTCAGGTTACTATGGTGTCAGGAGATCCTTCCTGTCCGATTCCGACTTCCATAGCAGCAAACAGTTCTCGAATGACCTCTACACCTCCGGCATGAGCAAGCCCTTTGCCTGCGAGTCCACGGCTGGGCAGAGTCACACAGGCCTGCTGGAATCCTACCTGGCTGAGCCCTATGGAGACTACCGCCCACCAGCGCTGACCCCCACACCCAGTTCCCTGTTCAGCACCTCGACTCTGCCACCGCTCTTGCCGCCTCCGTTCCCCAGTGACCCAACTCATTTCGTCTTT AGAGACTCCTGGGAACAGACGGTACCAGATGGTCTCAGCCAGCCAGACCCCATGCCTGCTGATGCCCTGCAGAGTTTGCCACCCAGCACCAGTTGCCTCTCCCAACTGGAGTCAGGAAGCAGCACCCAGCACAGGAACATGGGCTGGGGGGCATCCCTTGCTGGGGCTCAGTCCTACTCGCTGCATGCACTGGAAGATCTGCACCACACACCAGGGTACCCTACCTCACCTCCATACCCCTTCACGTCTTTCATGACAGTGTCAAATGACCTCCCACCCAAGGTGGGGCCCCTCTCCCCAGAGGAAGGGTCAGATGTCTCTTCTCTTCATGATCCTTCACCTTGGACAAAAGAAGATGGCAGTATGGCCTGGGGCTCTTATGAGTGCCGGAGAGCTTACTGA